The Leishmania braziliensis MHOM/BR/75/M2904 complete genome, chromosome 15 genome has a window encoding:
- a CDS encoding putative cAMP specific phosphodiesterase — translation MYQPFHSPVAPFSSAAGSGHLCETVALCQSILARYRRTGTSFSTTELKAIQALRTAFPDTAQGSAANGSASQQQLTDDFLNSLDTTDIQHNLQDDIVALVEECCDCTKEPTALFAAINECFSSVTGSRNVRTYMMNANDNILWDPVNAVAALVDNVTSLGKCAQGCNMMTIANTLYIPLRFSSELVGCVEAPSGCIPREKTAMTQLLLRIITIAVRNTINVCLKKCEVNKVEAMVNMATRLARDTLEESVLVQSIINTAKTLTESDRCSIFLVKADGSLKAHFEDGNVVVVPAGTGIAGYVAESGAVVNIPNAYEDERFNRSVDKVTGYHTRTILCLPIAFEGTIVAVAQLINKLDMVTESGQRLPRVFGQRDEELFETFSMFAAASLRNCRINETLLAEKKKGDAILDVVTVLSNTDIRDVNSIVRHVLHGAKKLLNADRSSMFLLDKERNELYSKMADSANEIRFPCGQGIAGTVAESGVGENIMDAYADSRFNSAVDRQLGYRTQSILCEPIMLNGEVLAVVQLVNKLSDDGSVSCFTSVDQETFKVFSLFAGISINNSHLLEFAVNAGREAMNLGLHRNSVSALRGLKGVNVIEVTPEEREAVMSIDFGSAYDFASPNFNLFEVRERCSEPMDAAAGVAYNLLWNTGLPEKFGCREQTLLNFILQCRRRYRRVPYHNFYHVVDVCQTLHTYLYIGKASEFLMELDCYVLLITALVHDLDHMGVNNSFYLKTDSPLGILSSASGNNSVLEVHHCSLAIEILSDPTADVFEGLGGDDVAYAYRSLIDCVLATDMARHGDLLKVFDDMAKGNYDCSNEAHRRLVLQTLIKAGDVSNVTKPFETSRMWAMAVTEEFYRQGDMEKEKGVEVLPMFDRSKNTELARGQIGFIDFVAGKFFRDIVGSFFHGMQWCVDTVTSNRAKWQDILDGRRVSAVSVGV, via the coding sequence ATGTATCAGCCGTTCCACTCCCCCGTGGCGCccttcagcagcgcagccggcTCCGGTCACCTATGTGAAACAGTCGCTCTGTGCCAGTCGATCTTGGCGCGCTACCGACGGACCGGCACTTCCTTTTCCACCACGGAGCTGAAGGCAATTCAGGCCCTGCGCACTGCGTTCCCTGATACTGCGCAAGGGTCCGCTGCAAATGGCTCGGCTTCGCAGCAACAGCTCACCGATGACTTCCTGAACAGCCTCGATACGACCGACATACAGCACAACCTACAAGACGACATTGTCGCGCTTGTGGAGGAGTGCTGTGACTGCACCAAGGAGCCAACAGCATTATTCGCAGCAATCAACGAGTGCTTCTCTAGCGTTACTGGCTCGCGCAATGTTCGAACCTACATGATGAACGCGAACGACAATATCCTTTGGGACCCAGTCAACGCCGTTGCCGCCCTTGTCGACAACGTCACGTCCCTGGGCAAGTGTGCCCAGGGCTGTAACATGATGACCATTGCAAACACCCTCTATATCCCCCTTAGGTTTTCTTCTGAGCTGGTTGGGTGCGTGGAGGCGCCTAGTGGCTGCATCCCGAGGGAAAAGACCGCCATGACCCAACTACTGCTCCGGATCATCACCATTGCGGTTCGCAACACCATCAATGTCTGCCTCAAGAAGTGTGAGGTGAACAAAGTGGAAGCCATGGTAAACATGGCGACACGGCTTGCGCGCGACACGCTGGAGGAGTCGGTGTTGGTGCAGTCCATCATCAACACGGCGAAGACGCTGACGGAGAGCGACCGGTGCAGCATTTTCCTGGTGAAGGCGGACGGCAGTCTGAAGGCGCACTTTGAGGACGGCAACGTTGTGGTGGTGCCTGCTGGGACAGGCATCGCAGGCTACGTTGCGGAGTCGGGTGCTGTGGTGAACATCCCGAACGCGTACGAGGACGAGCGGTTCAACCGGTCTGTGGACAAGGTGACTGGCTACCATACACGCACGATTCTGTGCCTGCCGATCGCGTTCGAGGGCACGATCGTTGCCGTTGCTCAGCTGATCAACAAGCTGGACATGGTGACAGAGAgcgggcagcggctgccacgGGTGTTTGGACAGCGCGACGAGGAGCTGTTTGAGACGTTCTCCATGTTTGctgccgcgtcgctgcgcaaCTGCCGCATCAacgagacgctgctggcggagaagaagaagggcgacGCGATCCTGGACGTTGTGACGGTGCTGTCGAACACGGACATCCGCGACGTGAACAGCATTGTGCGGCACGTGCTGCACGGTGCGAAGAAGCTGCTGAACGCGGATCGGTCTTCGATGTTTCTGCTGGATAAGGAGCGCAACGAGCTATACAGCAAGATGGCCGACAGCGCGAACGAGATCCGATTTCCGTGCGGGCAAGGCATTGCCGGCACTGTTGCCGAGTCCGGCGTTGGTGAGAACATCATGGATGCGTACGCCGACTCGCGCTTCAACAGCGCTGTGGACCGGCAGCTGGGCTACCGTACTCAGTCCATTCTGTGCGAGCCAATCATGCTGAATGGCGAGGTGCTTGCCGTGGTGCAGCTCGTTAACAAGCTCAGCGACGATGGTAGTGTGTCCTGCTTCACATCCGTGGATCAAGAGACATTCAAGGTGTTCTCACTGTTTGCCGGTATCTCGATCAACAACAGCCATCTACTGGAGTTCGCCGTGAACGCAGGCCGTGAGGCAATGAACTTGGGCCTGCATCGCAACAGCGTTTCAGCGCTTCGTGGTCTAAAGGGAGTGAATGTGATTGAAGTGACGCCGGAGGAGCGTGAGGCGGTGATGTCGATCGACTTCGGGAGTGCATATGACTTCGCTTCGCCGAACTTCAACCTGTTTGAAGTGCGCGAGAGGTGCAGCGAGCCAATGGATGCGGCTGCCGGTGTTGCGTACAATCTGCTGTGGAACACTGGCCTGCCGGAGAAGTTTGGCTGCCGTgagcagacgctgctgaacttcatcctgcagtgccgccgtAGGTACCGTCGTGTGCCGTACCACAACTTCTACCACGTCGTGGATGTGTGCCAGACGCTGCACACATACCTGTACATTGGCAAGGCGTCGGAGTTCCTGATGGAGCTGGATTGCTACGTGCTGCTCATAACTGCACTGGTGCACGACCTCGACCACATGGGTGTGAACAACAGCTTCTACCTGAAGACGGACTCGCCGCTGGGTATTCTGTCCAGCGCGAGCGGGAACAACTCCGTGCTGGAGGTGCATCACTGCAGCCTCGCCATCGAAATACTGTCCGACCCCACCGCGGACGTGTTCGAGGGGCTGGGCGGGGACGACGTCGCGTACGCGTACCGCTCCCTGATTGACTGTGTGCTGGCCACTGATATGGCTCGTCACGGTGACTTGCTGAAGGTGTTCGACGATATGGCGAAGGGCAACTACGACTGCAGTAATGAGGCCCATCGTCGCCTGGTGTTGCAGACGCTGATTAAGGCCGGTGACGTGTCGAATGTGACGAAGCCGTTTGAGACGTCGCGCATGTGGGCGATGGCTGTGACGGAGGAATTCTACCGCCAGGGTGAcatggagaaagagaagggcgtGGAGGTGTTGCCGATGTTTGACCGGTCGAAGAACACCGAGCTGGCACGTGGGCAGATTGGCTTCATCGACTTTGTAGCTGGCAAGTTCTTCCGGGACATTGTGGGCAGCTTCTTTCATGGAATGCAGTGGTGTGTTGACACGGTAACCTCCAACCGTGCGAAGTGGCAAGATATCCTGGACGGCCGCCGCGTGTCGGCGGTATCTGTAGGAGTTTAA